From a single Apium graveolens cultivar Ventura chromosome 2, ASM990537v1, whole genome shotgun sequence genomic region:
- the LOC141707689 gene encoding uncharacterized protein LOC141707689 has product MAADVGYLVRIMNGYNEQQQHGISKSTALITRDLLGNAASTSHDSQELDLDLQVPSGFEKRLDLKSGKVYLQRCNSPNTATSSSGRKHHINQTVTTLQDLNFPPSTKKPLNLFDDSSLDLKLVQSSPPQSSSIYQSVCTLDKVKSALERAEKETIRKRSISMSHSSSPTNSSSSVKESENDCEGSSASFAAGCPSCLLYVLISKSNPRCPRCNMIVPSPMPLKKPRIDLNISI; this is encoded by the exons ATGGCTGCTGATGTTGGTTATCTTGTTAGGATAATGAACGGATATAATGAACAACAACAACATGGGATATCCAAATCAACGGCTCTCATCACTCGTGACTTGCTTGGTAATGCTGCTTCTACTTCTCATGATTCTCAAGAACTTGACCTTGATTTGCAAGTTCCCTCTGGTTTTGAAAAAAGACTTGATTTAAAG TCAGGAAAGGTGTATCTTCAGAGATGCAATTCTCCGAATACAGCAACTTCATCCTCTGGACGCAAGCACCACATCAATCAAACAGTTACAACGCTTCAAGACTTAAACTTTCCTCCTTCGACTAAAAAACCTCTGAACCTGTTTGATGACTCCAGCTTGGACCTTAAGCTTGTACAATCATCTCCACCACAATCATCATCTATTTACCAAAGTGTATGCACTCTTGACAAAGTGAAATCTGCGCTTGAAAGAGCAGAAAAAGAGACGATTAGGAAGAGGTCTATATCCATGTCACATTCATCGTCACCTACTAATTCATCATCTTCGGTTAAAGAAAGTGAGAATGACTGTGAGGGATCATCTGCGTCTTTTGCTGCTGGTTGCCCCAGTTGCCTGCTTTATGTACTCATATCAAAGAGCAACCCTAGGTGCCCTCGCTGCAATATGATTGTCCCATCACCTATGCCATTGAAGAAGCCTCGGATTGATCTCAATATATCAATATGA